The following coding sequences lie in one Mucilaginibacter sp. KACC 22773 genomic window:
- a CDS encoding RNA polymerase sigma factor, with protein MPILTLTKPYTDQQLLDLIRTDDRGAFTELYNRYWDKTYAVALHRLDDEHEAEEVVQEVFLSIWQRRATLQLTHTVATYLSVAVKYKVINHLAKQHRRQLQHDELTITSPVVADSTADWLHEKELRQLLEKTVSQLPEKCRIVFLLSRDENKTYAEIAAELNISQKTVEAHMSKALRELRETLGVSAPVLAFILLNADRFL; from the coding sequence ATGCCCATTTTGACCCTCACTAAGCCCTATACCGATCAGCAGCTCCTGGATTTGATCAGGACGGATGACCGCGGTGCATTTACCGAACTGTACAACCGTTACTGGGATAAAACCTATGCCGTTGCCCTGCACCGCCTTGACGACGAACACGAGGCCGAGGAAGTGGTACAGGAAGTATTTTTAAGCATCTGGCAGCGCCGCGCGACGCTACAACTAACCCATACGGTGGCTACCTATCTTTCTGTTGCTGTAAAATATAAAGTAATTAACCACCTGGCCAAACAACACCGCCGGCAATTGCAGCATGATGAACTTACCATCACATCGCCGGTGGTTGCCGACAGCACTGCCGACTGGCTGCATGAAAAAGAATTGCGGCAACTGTTAGAGAAAACCGTCAGCCAGCTCCCCGAAAAATGTCGTATTGTTTTCCTGCTCAGCCGCGACGAAAATAAAACCTATGCCGAAATTGCCGCCGAACTGAACATATCGCAAAAAACAGTAGAAGCACACATGAGCAAAGCCCTGCGCGAATTAAGGGAAACGCTGGGCGTATCGGCACCCGTATTGGCTTTCATATTGCTTAATGCAGACCGGTTTTTGTAG
- a CDS encoding NAD(P)H-hydrate dehydratase, with product MLPLLLSEQIRQADAFTIANEPIASIDLMERASKAFVGWFINHFPDKNVGISFYCGTGNNGGDGLAIARLLKDHQYKRLSVKIAYFSERQTDDFKANLQRLKQTGVTIININKSAELPPDDGIILIDALLGTGLNKPLSGDYGRLVNYINNLDRTIVAVDVPTGFFSEREILPNAVAIKADLVITFQQPKISFLLPESAPYINCWEAVNIGINESFVQSLNSAYQFIEEKDIRKILKPRRPFSNKGTYGHALIIAGQEKTMGAALLSASAAAHAGAGLTTACVPASGLTALNSYLPEIMVIVRNENELPEIEWEKFNAAAIGPGLGKHDDAAKLLAALIKNYKKPLVIDADALNLLAQDKELLKKLPAGSILTPHMKEFDRLFGPHTSWWKRLETGLEEARQLNIYIVLKNNYTITITPGGKCYFNPTGNAAMASGGMGDVLTGVITAMLAQKYTPLEACLAGIYIHGKAGDELALPSRLNVVLPGKIISQLPVTMAKLMA from the coding sequence ATGCTGCCTTTACTCCTCTCCGAACAAATACGCCAGGCCGATGCTTTTACCATCGCCAATGAGCCGATAGCTTCTATAGATTTGATGGAACGGGCTTCGAAAGCGTTTGTAGGATGGTTTATCAACCATTTTCCGGATAAAAATGTAGGTATATCCTTTTATTGCGGCACCGGTAATAACGGCGGCGACGGACTGGCCATAGCCCGACTGCTTAAAGATCATCAATATAAAAGACTAAGCGTTAAAATAGCTTACTTCAGCGAACGGCAGACCGACGATTTTAAGGCTAACCTGCAAAGGTTAAAGCAAACCGGTGTTACTATCATTAACATAAACAAAAGCGCAGAGCTGCCACCAGACGACGGCATTATATTAATTGATGCTTTGCTTGGCACCGGGCTAAACAAACCGCTTAGCGGCGACTATGGACGCCTGGTAAATTACATCAATAACCTTGACAGAACAATAGTTGCGGTAGATGTGCCAACCGGCTTTTTTTCGGAACGCGAAATATTACCGAACGCAGTAGCTATAAAAGCCGACCTGGTGATTACTTTTCAACAGCCTAAAATCAGTTTCCTGCTGCCCGAATCGGCTCCTTACATCAATTGCTGGGAAGCCGTAAATATTGGCATTAATGAAAGTTTTGTGCAATCGCTAAACTCCGCATACCAGTTTATTGAAGAGAAAGACATTCGCAAAATACTAAAACCCCGCCGCCCTTTTAGTAACAAAGGCACTTACGGGCACGCGCTGATTATAGCCGGGCAGGAAAAAACCATGGGAGCGGCCTTGCTTAGCGCATCGGCCGCGGCACATGCGGGCGCTGGTTTAACAACGGCCTGTGTACCCGCAAGCGGTCTGACTGCTTTAAATAGCTACCTGCCCGAAATTATGGTGATTGTACGCAATGAAAATGAATTGCCGGAGATTGAATGGGAGAAATTTAACGCTGCAGCCATTGGGCCTGGTTTGGGCAAGCACGATGATGCTGCAAAACTGTTAGCGGCCCTCATAAAAAACTATAAAAAACCATTAGTTATTGATGCCGACGCCCTTAATTTATTAGCCCAGGATAAAGAATTGCTAAAAAAATTGCCCGCAGGCAGCATTTTAACGCCCCACATGAAGGAGTTTGACCGCCTGTTCGGCCCGCATACAAGTTGGTGGAAAAGGCTTGAAACCGGACTGGAAGAAGCCCGGCAGCTAAATATTTATATTGTATTAAAGAACAACTATACTATAACTATAACACCCGGGGGCAAATGTTATTTTAACCCCACAGGCAACGCTGCTATGGCATCAGGAGGCATGGGCGACGTACTTACCGGGGTAATTACAGCTATGCTGGCTCAAAAATATACACCTTTAGAAGCCTGTTTGGCAGGAATTTATATACATGGAAAAGCCGGGGACGAACTTGCTTTACCAAGCCGGCTTAATGTAGTGTTGCCAGGCAAAATCATTTCTCAATTGCCGGTTACCATGGCAAAGTTGATGGCATAA
- a CDS encoding anti-sigma factor, producing the protein MEDLKAYIETGILELYVLGDVTPDEKRQVEEMASKHPEIKAELDEIERSMELYAKENAVEPSENLRSRVLGSLLTNLGDDRNFSKAHPQKDNETDDEDEDNEDNIVTLPVQKKESGFYKYAFAASLALLVASTIALVNVYSKLQASNEQLVALQADKQHFANQVKLMDGELTVYRDTTYKLLRLKGTAKTPESVLTVAFSPVHKKVVIDLANMKMPVNDKAHQYQLWALVGGKPVDLGVFDSGADTLTNIKEMKSLASADAFAVTLEPRGGSVNPTMDQMMVIGKF; encoded by the coding sequence GTGGAAGATTTAAAAGCATATATAGAGACAGGGATACTGGAACTTTACGTTTTGGGGGATGTAACCCCCGACGAGAAGCGCCAGGTGGAAGAGATGGCTTCAAAACATCCGGAGATAAAAGCCGAGCTGGATGAAATTGAGCGCTCGATGGAATTATATGCAAAGGAAAACGCTGTTGAACCATCAGAAAATTTACGCAGCCGGGTTTTAGGCAGCCTGCTCACCAACTTAGGCGATGACAGGAATTTCAGTAAAGCACATCCGCAAAAGGACAATGAGACCGATGATGAGGATGAAGATAATGAAGATAATATTGTAACCCTGCCTGTTCAAAAAAAGGAAAGTGGTTTTTACAAATATGCTTTCGCGGCCAGCCTGGCGCTGTTGGTAGCAAGTACCATTGCATTGGTAAATGTTTACAGCAAGCTGCAGGCCTCAAATGAGCAACTGGTTGCACTACAGGCCGACAAACAGCATTTTGCCAACCAGGTTAAGCTAATGGATGGAGAATTGACGGTTTACCGCGATACCACCTACAAACTGCTAAGATTAAAGGGCACAGCCAAAACGCCGGAGTCGGTATTAACTGTTGCGTTTAGCCCGGTACATAAAAAAGTTGTTATCGACCTGGCCAATATGAAAATGCCAGTGAATGATAAAGCACATCAATACCAGCTTTGGGCCCTGGTAGGCGGCAAGCCGGTTGACCTGGGCGTTTTTGATTCGGGTGCTGATACCCTAACCAATATTAAAGAGATGAAGTCGCTGGCCTCGGCAGATGCATTTGCGGTAACACTTGAACCGCGTGGCGGCAGTGTTAACCCAACTATGGACCAGATGATGGTTATTGGCAAATTTTAA
- a CDS encoding RNA polymerase sigma factor: MSKKHKISLSEDELVLALRKHEKIAVEALYDMYSSSLYGVISRIVVDTAVAEDILQETFVKIWHSFSSYSAEKGRLFTWMVNIARNLAIDKIRSKDFKNQNKNQEIENNVTFIDEQRSTAYKPELMGVKDLVQTLKPEQKSIIDLVYFKGYTHVEAAEELGIPLGTIKTRLRMGIQELRKHFN; this comes from the coding sequence TTGAGTAAGAAACATAAAATATCGCTTTCGGAAGATGAGTTGGTGCTTGCATTGAGGAAGCATGAAAAAATTGCTGTCGAGGCGCTTTATGACATGTACTCATCGTCGTTATATGGTGTAATATCCCGCATTGTTGTTGATACCGCCGTAGCTGAAGATATTTTGCAGGAAACTTTCGTAAAAATCTGGCATTCCTTTTCCAGTTACAGCGCCGAAAAAGGCCGTTTATTTACCTGGATGGTTAACATTGCCCGTAACCTGGCAATTGACAAAATCAGATCAAAAGATTTTAAAAACCAAAACAAAAACCAGGAGATTGAAAATAACGTAACTTTTATTGACGAACAAAGGAGCACTGCTTACAAGCCTGAGTTAATGGGGGTTAAAGATTTAGTTCAGACTTTGAAGCCTGAACAGAAATCAATTATCGACTTGGTTTATTTTAAAGGGTACACACACGTGGAGGCAGCCGAAGAGCTGGGTATTCCACTGGGTACTATTAAAACAAGGCTGAGAATGGGTATACAGGAACTCAGAAAACATTTTAATTGA
- the lipA gene encoding lipoyl synthase — MIELPVVPAASQIQRKPDWLRVKLPIGKEYAHVRGLVDEHKLHTICESGNCPNMGECWGAGTATFMILGNICTRSCSFCAVATGRPLAVDVDEPNRVATSVKLMQVKHCVITSVDRDDLKDGGSIIWAETINAIRRESPETTLETLLPDFRGNWDNLARVLETRPEVVSHNLETVRRLTKEVRIQAKYDRSLEALKHVSAAGLRTKSGIMLGLGETEDDLLEAMDDLLMAGVHILTLGQYLQPTRNHHPVLDWIHPDQFARLKQIGLEKGFKYVESGPLVRSSYHAEKHLFEL, encoded by the coding sequence ATGATTGAATTGCCGGTAGTTCCTGCAGCGAGCCAGATCCAACGTAAGCCAGATTGGCTTAGGGTGAAGCTCCCCATCGGAAAAGAATACGCTCACGTGCGCGGCCTTGTTGACGAGCACAAACTACATACTATTTGCGAAAGTGGTAACTGCCCTAACATGGGCGAGTGCTGGGGTGCCGGTACGGCCACCTTTATGATACTTGGCAATATTTGTACCCGCTCATGTTCATTTTGTGCCGTAGCAACCGGCAGGCCGCTGGCTGTTGATGTTGATGAGCCAAACCGCGTAGCTACTTCGGTTAAATTAATGCAGGTAAAACATTGCGTTATAACCTCTGTAGATAGGGACGACCTTAAAGATGGTGGCTCCATCATCTGGGCCGAAACTATCAATGCCATCCGCCGCGAAAGCCCTGAAACTACTTTGGAAACCTTACTGCCCGATTTTCGTGGTAACTGGGATAACCTTGCCCGCGTACTGGAAACCCGCCCCGAGGTAGTATCCCACAACCTGGAAACTGTAAGGCGCCTGACTAAGGAAGTGCGTATCCAGGCTAAATACGACCGTAGTTTGGAAGCATTGAAACATGTATCAGCCGCCGGTTTGCGTACCAAATCGGGCATAATGCTTGGCCTGGGCGAAACTGAGGACGATTTGCTGGAGGCGATGGATGATTTGTTGATGGCAGGTGTGCACATATTAACCCTGGGGCAGTACCTGCAGCCAACCCGTAACCACCACCCTGTTTTGGATTGGATTCACCCGGATCAGTTTGCCCGGTTAAAACAAATTGGCCTGGAAAAAGGTTTTAAATATGTAGAAAGCGGCCCGCTGGTAAGATCATCTTACCATGCCGAAAAACACTTATTTGAATTATAA
- a CDS encoding phosphoglycerate kinase, giving the protein MKTVDQISFAGKKALIRVDFNVPLDKDYTITDDNRMTAALPTIKKILKDGGRVILMSHLGRPKDGPNEKDSLIHVVTHLSDLLGQQVQFANDCIGEEAVEKSKNLGNGEVLLLENLRFYKEEEKGDVAFAEKLSKLGDIYVNDAFGTAHRAHASTSIIAQFFPDAKYFGYLMAGELANAEKILNGATKPFTAIMGGSKVSDKIQLIEKLLDKVDNLIIGGGMAYTFAKADGGNIGTSLVEADKLDLAISLRQKAKDKGVNLYLPVDNVIADAFSNEAKTGVAKTGEIPDNWMGLDIGPETVKIFSKVVEESKTILWNGPMGVFEMETFLVGTKAIAEAVVKATENGAFSLIGGGDSAAAVAKFNLTDEVSYVSTGGGALLEYMEGKELPGVKAINE; this is encoded by the coding sequence ATGAAAACCGTAGATCAAATTAGTTTTGCAGGCAAAAAAGCCCTTATCAGGGTTGATTTTAACGTGCCTTTGGATAAAGATTACACCATTACCGACGATAACCGGATGACGGCTGCGTTGCCTACTATAAAAAAGATTTTGAAAGATGGCGGCAGGGTTATCCTGATGTCGCACCTGGGCAGGCCAAAAGATGGCCCTAATGAAAAAGATTCTTTGATACACGTAGTTACTCATCTTTCAGATTTGTTGGGCCAGCAAGTGCAGTTTGCTAACGACTGCATTGGCGAAGAAGCGGTTGAAAAGTCAAAAAACTTAGGTAACGGCGAGGTGCTTTTATTGGAAAATCTTCGTTTTTATAAAGAAGAAGAAAAAGGCGACGTTGCTTTTGCCGAAAAGCTTTCAAAATTAGGCGATATATATGTGAACGATGCTTTTGGTACCGCTCACCGCGCGCATGCCTCAACATCAATCATCGCGCAGTTTTTTCCTGATGCCAAATATTTCGGTTATCTGATGGCCGGCGAATTGGCTAACGCCGAAAAAATACTGAACGGCGCTACCAAACCTTTTACGGCTATCATGGGCGGATCTAAGGTTTCTGATAAGATTCAATTGATAGAAAAATTGTTGGATAAAGTAGATAACCTGATTATTGGCGGCGGTATGGCTTATACTTTTGCCAAGGCAGATGGCGGCAATATTGGTACATCATTGGTAGAAGCTGATAAACTTGACCTTGCAATAAGTCTGAGGCAAAAAGCTAAAGATAAAGGTGTAAACCTTTACTTACCGGTAGATAACGTTATTGCCGATGCTTTTTCAAACGAAGCTAAAACAGGGGTGGCCAAAACCGGCGAAATTCCGGATAACTGGATGGGATTGGATATAGGCCCCGAAACCGTAAAAATATTTAGCAAGGTAGTTGAAGAATCAAAAACCATTTTATGGAACGGCCCGATGGGGGTTTTTGAAATGGAAACATTTTTGGTAGGTACCAAGGCTATTGCCGAAGCCGTAGTTAAAGCAACCGAAAATGGCGCATTTTCCTTAATAGGAGGTGGCGATTCTGCAGCGGCAGTTGCTAAATTTAACCTTACCGACGAGGTGAGCTACGTATCTACAGGTGGTGGCGCACTGCTTGAATATATGGAAGGTAAAGAACTGCCCGGCGTAAAAGCAATTAACGAATAA
- a CDS encoding GNAT family N-acetyltransferase, with protein MIKFIEVEALLPIRNEVLREGRLTPDECRFPTDVIAGAFHLGYYKNDELACIASFHPQNYGEFRGTGYQLRGMATIPQYRGQGLGNRLVNFALTYLRGQKVNYVWCNARKKAVPFYLNAGFEVVSAEFEVPGIGPHFVMYVKLI; from the coding sequence ATGATAAAATTTATTGAGGTTGAAGCGTTACTACCCATTAGGAACGAAGTATTGCGCGAGGGGCGGCTTACCCCTGATGAATGCCGTTTCCCGACAGATGTAATAGCAGGGGCTTTTCATTTAGGGTACTACAAAAATGATGAATTGGCTTGCATCGCATCTTTTCACCCACAAAACTATGGCGAATTTAGGGGCACTGGCTACCAGTTACGCGGAATGGCTACTATCCCCCAATATAGAGGGCAGGGGCTGGGCAACCGGCTGGTGAATTTTGCGCTTACCTATCTGCGCGGCCAAAAGGTAAATTATGTTTGGTGCAATGCCCGCAAAAAAGCTGTTCCATTTTATCTCAACGCTGGTTTTGAGGTTGTTTCGGCCGAGTTTGAAGTACCGGGAATAGGGCCGCATTTTGTGATGTATGTTAAGTTAATATGA
- the gap gene encoding type I glyceraldehyde-3-phosphate dehydrogenase has translation MKIAINGFGRIGRIFLRNILNRPGIEVIAINDLTDTQTLAHLFKYDSVHRGYKGKVSFDAGNLYIDGKAIKVLAESNPLALPWQNLDIDLVIESTGKFTSREGAQLHLAAGAKQVIISAPATDKSVPTVVLAVNDGQVDLSSPILSNASCTTNNVAVMVKILDENWGIIDGYITTVHSMTGDQNLHDAPHKDLRRARAASASIIPTTTGAAKAITAIFPHLTGRLGGAGIRVPVLNGSLTDFTCSLKKQPTISEINLAFKQAAYGDMKNVLEYTEDPIVSTDILDNPHSCIFDAQLTSIVGGLVKVVGWYDNEMGYSSRLADLVEKIAHFKK, from the coding sequence ATGAAGATCGCTATAAATGGTTTTGGCCGTATTGGGCGCATATTTTTGCGAAATATCCTAAACCGGCCAGGTATCGAGGTAATTGCTATTAATGACCTTACCGATACCCAAACCCTTGCCCACTTATTTAAATATGATTCGGTTCATCGCGGTTATAAAGGCAAGGTAAGTTTTGATGCCGGTAATCTTTATATTGATGGTAAAGCAATAAAGGTTTTGGCCGAAAGCAATCCTTTGGCATTGCCATGGCAAAACTTGGATATAGACCTCGTGATCGAATCGACCGGTAAATTTACGTCAAGGGAAGGTGCGCAATTGCATTTAGCCGCCGGTGCAAAGCAAGTAATCATCTCGGCACCGGCAACAGATAAAAGTGTGCCAACAGTGGTGCTGGCTGTTAATGACGGGCAGGTTGACTTATCATCGCCCATATTGTCAAATGCCTCGTGCACCACCAACAATGTAGCAGTAATGGTAAAAATTCTTGATGAAAACTGGGGTATTATTGATGGTTATATTACTACAGTACATTCGATGACCGGCGATCAGAATTTACATGATGCGCCGCATAAAGATTTGAGGCGGGCCCGTGCGGCATCGGCCTCCATTATTCCAACTACTACAGGTGCTGCCAAAGCTATAACTGCCATATTTCCGCATTTAACCGGTCGTTTAGGGGGCGCGGGTATCAGGGTGCCGGTGCTCAATGGTTCGTTAACCGATTTTACCTGCAGTTTAAAAAAGCAGCCAACTATAAGCGAAATTAACCTGGCATTTAAACAGGCGGCTTACGGGGATATGAAAAACGTACTGGAATATACAGAAGATCCAATAGTATCCACTGATATTTTAGATAACCCGCACAGCTGTATTTTTGATGCCCAGCTTACATCAATAGTTGGCGGGCTGGTAAAGGTTGTTGGCTGGTACGATAATGAAATGGGTTACAGCAGCCGCCTTGCCGACCTGGTTGAAAAAATAGCCCATTTTAAAAAATAA
- a CDS encoding MraY family glycosyltransferase: protein MLELLHSSHLIYNILIVVFSALITLLCIPSILHVARSRHLYDDVGHFRKQHDHGIPRLGGVAIFVSFTITTLLFSIIDKALPLSYVLISCIILFAMGLKDDLSGVNSSTKFLIQFVVALILVLLGDIRITSMYGVFGITLLPYLPSAALSVLLIMLIVNSFNLIDGIDGLAATTGIIVNGAFAFLFMYIRQYELAAISLAMVGAVIGFLKFNITPAKIFMGDTGALLIGLISAVMVVKFIEVTKIEHKNIPAISHAPALAIAILIGPVFDTLRVFVLRIVSGKSPFEADRNHVHHRILRLGLNHLQTTLCLSIINLLSIGMVFMFDGLSNSLLIVFILFISIITNWIITFSLRSKERERVALRNFFA, encoded by the coding sequence ATGCTTGAACTTTTACATTCGTCTCATTTAATTTACAATATTTTAATAGTAGTATTTTCAGCATTAATTACACTGCTATGTATCCCATCTATATTACATGTTGCGCGTTCAAGGCACTTGTATGATGACGTTGGCCATTTCAGGAAACAACATGACCATGGCATTCCGCGTTTGGGCGGTGTGGCCATTTTTGTAAGCTTTACCATTACTACACTGTTATTTAGCATAATTGATAAAGCACTCCCGCTCAGTTATGTGCTTATTTCGTGCATCATACTTTTTGCAATGGGATTAAAGGACGATCTTTCCGGCGTTAATTCAAGCACCAAGTTTTTAATCCAGTTTGTAGTTGCGTTAATATTGGTATTGCTGGGCGATATCCGTATTACCAGTATGTATGGTGTATTTGGCATTACGCTGTTGCCCTACCTGCCAAGCGCTGCATTATCTGTATTGCTTATTATGCTTATCGTAAATTCTTTCAATTTAATAGATGGGATAGATGGTTTGGCCGCTACTACCGGCATTATTGTAAACGGCGCATTTGCGTTTTTATTTATGTATATCAGGCAATATGAGCTTGCCGCCATTTCGCTGGCAATGGTGGGTGCTGTTATCGGGTTTTTAAAATTCAATATTACGCCTGCCAAAATATTCATGGGCGATACAGGCGCGTTGCTTATTGGCTTAATATCGGCAGTGATGGTTGTTAAGTTTATCGAGGTAACAAAAATTGAGCATAAAAACATCCCGGCTATCAGTCATGCACCCGCATTGGCTATAGCCATATTGATAGGCCCGGTATTTGATACTTTAAGGGTGTTTGTCTTGAGAATTGTAAGCGGTAAATCGCCTTTTGAGGCCGACAGGAACCATGTTCATCACCGTATTTTGAGGTTAGGACTTAATCACCTGCAAACAACCCTGTGCTTATCAATAATAAATTTATTATCAATAGGGATGGTGTTTATGTTTGATGGCTTGAGTAATTCATTGCTCATCGTGTTCATCCTGTTTATTTCGATAATAACTAACTGGATTATTACATTTAGCCTGCGCTCAAAAGAACGTGAGCGAGTTGCTCTCCGTAATTTTTTCGCTTAA
- a CDS encoding glycosyltransferase family 2 protein, translating to MKVSLITVVYNAQDTIARCIESVISQKHPDIEHIIIDGGSTDNTLPIINQYRSSISHLVSEPDKGIYDAMNKGIKLATGQIIGTLNADDRLAGADVLSAVVKAFIENSAEAVYGNLLIVNLAGQVKRKWNSKQCGVNSFNLGFMPPHPTFYCKRELFQKLGFYSLQYGSAADYELMLRFMHQYKIRNFYLNKVMVIMQGGGVSNSSLINRVKAWSFDLKAMRQNNIMVPVLALVLKPLRKIYQYF from the coding sequence TTGAAGGTATCGTTAATTACAGTTGTTTATAATGCCCAGGATACAATTGCCAGATGTATCGAATCTGTTATCAGCCAAAAACATCCCGATATTGAACACATAATCATCGATGGCGGATCAACAGATAACACCCTTCCAATCATCAATCAGTACCGTTCATCAATCAGCCATTTGGTTTCCGAGCCTGATAAGGGAATATATGATGCCATGAATAAAGGCATTAAGTTGGCTACCGGCCAAATTATAGGGACGCTGAATGCCGATGATCGTTTGGCCGGTGCTGATGTTTTATCGGCAGTAGTTAAGGCATTTATTGAAAATAGCGCCGAGGCTGTATATGGCAACTTGCTGATTGTAAACCTTGCCGGCCAGGTTAAACGCAAATGGAATTCTAAGCAATGCGGGGTCAATTCCTTTAACCTGGGCTTTATGCCGCCGCATCCCACCTTTTACTGCAAACGGGAATTGTTTCAAAAATTGGGCTTTTACAGTCTTCAATATGGTTCTGCCGCCGATTACGAGCTAATGCTGAGGTTTATGCACCAGTATAAAATCAGGAACTTTTATTTAAATAAAGTAATGGTAATTATGCAGGGTGGCGGAGTTAGCAACAGCAGTTTAATAAACAGGGTTAAGGCCTGGAGCTTTGATTTAAAGGCGATGCGCCAAAATAACATCATGGTTCCTGTGCTGGCACTTGTATTAAAACCATTGCGGAAAATTTATCAATATTTTTAA
- a CDS encoding polysaccharide biosynthesis/export family protein: MRIIIYFFSFFLITLVLTSCSGKQYQILFEQKATNINPDTSQRSNGDLTSYHIKPQDLLQIRNLQNIKYVVDESPSASGTGGGGVAGTGQVYQVEEDGTIALPVIGHIPVSGLTRVQAAKLIEDLYRKNLLKDPIIELKITNLKVTLLGEFKGQGNFPLVKDRTTLVEMIGQAGGLSDKANETNIKIIRGDQKNPQVTYINLRDIQSINDPRAILQNGDIVYASPNKRSIRNDNLQNISTLAQPILLLFNTALLVLSLSRR; the protein is encoded by the coding sequence ATGCGTATAATAATCTACTTTTTTTCCTTCTTTTTAATAACTCTTGTTTTAACCTCATGTTCGGGTAAACAATACCAAATACTTTTTGAACAAAAAGCAACTAATATTAATCCTGATACATCACAAAGGAGCAATGGTGATTTGACCAGCTACCATATAAAGCCCCAGGATTTACTGCAGATACGAAACCTGCAAAATATCAAATATGTTGTTGATGAAAGTCCGTCGGCTTCGGGCACCGGTGGTGGCGGAGTTGCCGGTACAGGACAGGTTTACCAGGTAGAAGAAGATGGCACCATAGCGCTGCCTGTTATTGGGCATATACCTGTATCGGGACTTACACGTGTACAGGCAGCAAAACTTATTGAGGACCTTTACCGTAAAAACCTACTTAAAGATCCCATAATTGAATTAAAGATTACAAATTTAAAAGTGACGCTACTTGGAGAATTTAAAGGACAGGGAAACTTTCCTTTAGTAAAAGACAGGACTACATTAGTTGAAATGATTGGACAGGCCGGAGGCCTGTCAGATAAGGCAAACGAAACAAACATAAAAATTATACGCGGCGATCAAAAAAACCCGCAGGTAACCTATATTAATCTGAGGGACATACAATCCATAAACGACCCGAGGGCCATACTTCAAAACGGTGATATTGTTTATGCATCGCCCAACAAACGTTCCATACGTAACGATAATTTACAAAACATATCAACTCTTGCACAGCCCATATTACTTTTATTTAATACGGCCTTATTAGTTTTATCGCTTTCACGCCGCTAA